In one window of Scylla paramamosain isolate STU-SP2022 chromosome 36, ASM3559412v1, whole genome shotgun sequence DNA:
- the LOC135091006 gene encoding HIG1 domain family member 1A, mitochondrial-like isoform X1: protein MGGDNAGAMSDNYYSHGESHTDRLARKAKDAPFMVAGLAGLVGLVGYGIYGFKNRKVKTSVYLIHFRVMAQGFVVMCLTAGVGYNIYQQRIQPWLYPPSIEEKKE from the exons ATGGGGGGAGATAATG CAGGAGCCATGTCGGACAATTACTACAGCCATGGGGAGTCCCACACCGACCGTTTGGCCCGCAAGGCAAAAGATGCACCCTTTATGGTAGCGG GTCTGGCTGGACTTGTGGGCTTGGTGGGCTATGGGATATACGGCTTCAAGAACCGCAAGGTGAAGACGTCCGTGTATTTGATTCACTTCCGTGTGATGGCACAGGGCTTCGTGGTGATGTGTCTTACAGCAGGCGTTGGGTACAACATTTACCAGCAGCGCATCCAACCCTGGCTCTACCCACCCAgcatagaggaaaagaaggagtaa
- the LOC135091006 gene encoding HIG1 domain family member 1A, mitochondrial-like isoform X2, whose protein sequence is MGGDNGAMSDNYYSHGESHTDRLARKAKDAPFMVAGLAGLVGLVGYGIYGFKNRKVKTSVYLIHFRVMAQGFVVMCLTAGVGYNIYQQRIQPWLYPPSIEEKKE, encoded by the exons ATGGGGGGAGATAATG GAGCCATGTCGGACAATTACTACAGCCATGGGGAGTCCCACACCGACCGTTTGGCCCGCAAGGCAAAAGATGCACCCTTTATGGTAGCGG GTCTGGCTGGACTTGTGGGCTTGGTGGGCTATGGGATATACGGCTTCAAGAACCGCAAGGTGAAGACGTCCGTGTATTTGATTCACTTCCGTGTGATGGCACAGGGCTTCGTGGTGATGTGTCTTACAGCAGGCGTTGGGTACAACATTTACCAGCAGCGCATCCAACCCTGGCTCTACCCACCCAgcatagaggaaaagaaggagtaa
- the LOC135091006 gene encoding HIG1 domain family member 1A, mitochondrial-like isoform X3 — translation MSDNYYSHGESHTDRLARKAKDAPFMVAGLAGLVGLVGYGIYGFKNRKVKTSVYLIHFRVMAQGFVVMCLTAGVGYNIYQQRIQPWLYPPSIEEKKE, via the exons ATGTCGGACAATTACTACAGCCATGGGGAGTCCCACACCGACCGTTTGGCCCGCAAGGCAAAAGATGCACCCTTTATGGTAGCGG GTCTGGCTGGACTTGTGGGCTTGGTGGGCTATGGGATATACGGCTTCAAGAACCGCAAGGTGAAGACGTCCGTGTATTTGATTCACTTCCGTGTGATGGCACAGGGCTTCGTGGTGATGTGTCTTACAGCAGGCGTTGGGTACAACATTTACCAGCAGCGCATCCAACCCTGGCTCTACCCACCCAgcatagaggaaaagaaggagtaa